In Rhodococcus qingshengii JCM 15477, the sequence TCGTCACGAGTGGTACCTGCGCCAGATGCTCGGTAGCGCGAACTTCAATTCCGGCAAGCTCATGGGACTCATGAGCGGCAATCTGAGCTACCAGATCGAGCATCACGTGTTTCCCGATCTGCCGAGCAACCGCTATCCCGAAATCGCTGTGAAGATGCGTGCATTGTGCGAGAAGTTCGATCTCCCGTACACCACCGGTTCGCTCTTCAAGCAGTATCTTCTGGCTCTGCGCACCATCCACAAGTTGGCTTTGCCGGACAAGTGGCTGACCGCAACCTCGGACAATGCTCCGGAAACGTCTTCGGAACTGCGGTTCCGCGACTCGGGATTCCGGGACGCAGCCATGGCGATGGTCGAGGACCTTCGTACCGATCCGATCACCGGTAAGCGTCTCGGTTTGTTGACCGCACTCAAGTCGCAGGCCCGTTCCCGCATGCCGAAGCGCCGGAAGTGATATAGGTTACATCGGGAAAAACCTAACCTACGGTGCCGTAAGTTACGCTACAGTAGGTGCAGTTGATCTGAACGATTCGAATCGATGATCGTTCTGCACTTACTACTTTGCGCCTAACTCACTGCTAGGAGGCTTTCCATGGCGATTGCAGATGTCAAGGAATACGCACATCTCACGGACGCCGACATCGAAGCGCTCGGCCGCGAACTCGACGCGATTCGTCGCGACATCGAGGAGTCGCGCGGCGAGAAGGATGCGCGATACGTGCGCAACGTCATTCGTCTGCAGCGTTCGCTCGAAATCGGCGGCCGCGCAGTGCTTTTCGCCAGCCGTCGTCGTCCGGCGTGGCTCGCCGGAGTTGGCCTGCTGACGCTCTCGAAGATCATCGAGAACATGGAACTCGGGCACAACGTGATGCACGGGCAGTGGGACTGGATGAACGACCCGGAGATCCACTCCACCTCGTGGGAGTGGGACGTCACCGGCCCGTCTGCGCACTGGAAGCAGACCCACAACTACCTGCATCACAAGTACACCAACGTCCTCGGAATGGACGACGACGTCGGATACGGACTCCTCCGCGTCACCCGCGATCAGCGCTGGAAGCCCTTCAACGCCGGCAACCTGGTCTACAACACGCTGCTCGCGCTGTTCTTCGAGTACGGCATCGCCGCACAGCACCTCGAGCTCGGCAAGGTGGCCAAGGGCCGCGCCGACAAGGAAGAGACGCAGCGCAAGCTCCGTGAGGTCGGCGAGAAGATCGGCAAGCAGGTCCTGCGCGACTACGTCATCTACCCGGCCATCACCGGCCCGGCGTGGAAGAGCACGTTGTCGGCCAACTTCACCGCCAACACTCTGCGGAACGTGTGGACCAACGCGGTCATCTTCTGCGGCCACTTCCCGGACGGTGCCGAGAAGTTCACCAAGGAAGACATCGACAAGGAAACGCAGGCTCAGTGGTACCTGCGTCAGATGCTCGGCAGCGCCAACATCGAGGGCAGCGCGCTCATGGACTTCATGACGGGCAACCTGAGCTACCAGATCGAGCACCACCTGTTCCCCGATCTGCCCAGCAACCGCTACAAGGACATCGCGGTCACGGTGCGTCAGCTCGCGGACAAGTACGACTTGCCGTATACGACGGGCCCGCTTGCCGTGCAGTACGCCAAGTCCTGGCGAACC encodes:
- a CDS encoding fatty acid desaturase family protein, which codes for MAIADVKEYAHLTDADIEALGRELDAIRRDIEESRGEKDARYVRNVIRLQRSLEIGGRAVLFASRRRPAWLAGVGLLTLSKIIENMELGHNVMHGQWDWMNDPEIHSTSWEWDVTGPSAHWKQTHNYLHHKYTNVLGMDDDVGYGLLRVTRDQRWKPFNAGNLVYNTLLALFFEYGIAAQHLELGKVAKGRADKEETQRKLREVGEKIGKQVLRDYVIYPAITGPAWKSTLSANFTANTLRNVWTNAVIFCGHFPDGAEKFTKEDIDKETQAQWYLRQMLGSANIEGSALMDFMTGNLSYQIEHHLFPDLPSNRYKDIAVTVRQLADKYDLPYTTGPLAVQYAKSWRTIAKLSLPNKYLKDTVDNAPETASERMFDGELTSTVDPVTGRRSGLKSAIARKRKSGKLRSLLGLR